The following are encoded together in the Scomber japonicus isolate fScoJap1 chromosome 20, fScoJap1.pri, whole genome shotgun sequence genome:
- the LOC128381117 gene encoding neurexophilin-1-like — METFARQCFVGILLKGTFCLVVIGQNQPHSNFTFGKGTSTEEHSSQINLIQTRSLMENTKLSISPSIPLSKQGLWEIVGGNSQSRSNPSSKLKLRPIIKVHGASKFSRTFSWGDFYSNIKTVKLNLLIMGKIVDHRNGSLGVYFSHNSTGVGNVSVSLVPPVKEVEFDLERQSVVNPKDSKTFNCRVDYERTERNKKVMLCNYDPFKTCTQEQTQSHVTWMCSKPFRVICIYVSFYSTDYRLVQKVCPDYSYQSPGANLPTG; from the exons ATGGAGACGTTTGCCAGACAGTGCTTTGTTGGGATACTTCTGAAAGGGACATTTTGTTTG GTGGTTATTGGGCAAAACCAGCCCCACAGCAACTTCACCTTTGGCAAGGGAACATCGACTGAAGAACATTCTTCACAAATTAACTTGATCCAAACCAGGAGCTTGATGGAGAACACCAAACTATCCATCAGTCCTTCTATCCCTCTTTCAAAGCAGGGACTTTGGGAAATAGTTGGAGGAAATTCCCAATCACGCTCCAACCCATCCTCAAAGTTAAAGCTTCGCCCGATCATAAAAGTTCATGGAGCTTCAAAATTTTCCAGGACGTTCAGCTGGGGAGACTTTTATTCAAACATCAAGACAGTCAAGCTGAATTTGTTAATCATGGGCAAGATTGTGGATCACAGGAATGGCTCACTTGGGGTTTACTTTAGCCACAACTCCACAGGTGTGGGCAATGTGTCAGTCAGTCTCGTCCCACCTGTGAAGGAGGTGGAGTTCGACCTGGAGCGGCAGAGCGTGGTCAACCCCAAAGACTCCAAGACGTTCAACTGCAGGGTGGACTATGAAAGAACTGAACGCAACAAGAAGGTGATGCTGTGTAACTATGACCCATTCAAGACATGCACCCAGGAGCAAACCCAGAGCCACGTCACCTGGATGTGCTCCAAACCCTTCCGGGTCATCTGTATCTACGTGTCTTTCTACAGCACAGACTACAGACTGGTTCAAAAAGTCTGTCCAGATTATAGCTACCAGAGTCCAGGAGCTAATTTGCCCACAGGTTAA
- the LOC128381938 gene encoding speckle-type POZ protein, with amino-acid sequence MSRVPSPPPPAEMSSGPVAESWCYTQIKVVKFSYMWTINNFSFCREEMGEVIKSSTFSSGANDKLKWCLRVNPKGLDEESKDYLSLYLLLVSCPKAEVRAKFKFSILNAKGEETKAMESQRAYRFVQGKDWGFKKFIRRDFLLDEANGLLPDDKLTLFCEVSVVQDSVNISGQNTMNMVKVPDCRLADELGGLWENSRFTDCSLCVAGQEFQAHKAILAARSPVFSAMFEHEMEESKKNRVEINDVEPEVFKEMMCFIYTDKAPNLDKMADDLLAAADKYALERLKVMCEDALCTSLSVENAAEILILADLHSADQLKTQAVDFINYHAAEVMETAGWKSMVASHPHLVAEAYRSLASAQCPFLGPPRKRLKQS; translated from the exons ATGTCAAGAGTCCCGAGTCCCCCTCCCCCTGCGGAAATGTCCAGCGGGCCTGTGGCTGAGAGCTGGTGCTACACACAG ATTAAAGTGGTGAAGTTCTCTTACATGTGGACCATCAACAACTTCAGCTTCTGTCGTGAGGAGATGGGCGAGGTCATCAAGAGCTCCACCTTCTCCTCTGGGGCCAATGACAAGCTGAAATG GTGTTTGCGGGTGAATCCGAAGGGCCTGGATGAGGAGAGCAAAGACTACTTGTCCCTCTACCTGCTGCTGGTCAGCTGTCCGAAGGCCGAGGTGCGCGCCAAGTTCAAGTTCTCCATCCTCAACGCCAAGGGAGAGGAGACCAAAGCCATGG AAAGCCAGAGGGCGTATCGCTTTGTCCAGGGGAAGGACTGGGGCTTTAAAAAGTTCATCCGGAGAGACTTCCTGCTAGATGAAGCCAACGGTCTTCTACCTGATGACAAGCTCACACTCTTCTGTGAG GTGAGCGTGGTGCAGGACTCAGTCAACATATCCGGGCAGAACACCATGAACATGGTGAAGGTGCCTGACTGCCGGCTAGCAGATGAGTTGGGGGGCCTGTGGGAGAACTCCCGCTTCACTGACTGTTCCCTGTGTGTAGCTGGACAGGAGTTTCAGGCCCACAAAGCCATCTTGGCAG CACGTTCCCCAGTATTCAGCGCCATGTTTGAGCACGAAATGGAAGAGAGCAAAAAG AATCGTGTGGAGATCAACGATGTGGAGCCCGAGGTTTTCAAAGAGATGATGTGCTTCATTTACACAGACAAGGCTCCCAACCTGGACAAGATGGCGGATGACTTGCTCGCAGCAGCTGACAAG TATGCTCTAGAGAGACTGAAGGTCATGTGCGAGGACGCGCTCTGCACCAGCCTGTCTGTGGAAAACGCAGCTGAGATCCTCATCCTGGCCGACCTGCACAGCGCCGACCAGCTGAAAACACAGGCCGTCGACTTCATCAACTA CCACGCAGCAGAGGTGATGGAGACAGCCGGTTGGAAGTCCATGGTAGCATCTCATCCTCACCTGGTGGCTGAAGCATATCGCTCCCTGGCTTCAGCTCAGTGCCCTTTCCTCGGACCCCCCCGCAAGCGCCTCAAACAGTCCTAA